TTAATGTTTACTTCCATAAACATAAATTCACCTTCTCATTGGTCACTATTCTGTTCAGGTGGGCTGATCGGAGTAATTCTGCTGTTCGGAACTCGTTTGGATGTTTCACCGTTGACAccaaatacatttttcttttacatgcTTCCACCAATTATATTAGACGCCGGCTACTTTATGCCGAATCGAatgttttttgataatttaggCACGATTTTGCTGATGGTAAACAAATGCAATTTCGAATTGGTAACTTTAACCGATAAATGCCTTCTTTTTAGGCCATTGTTGGCACGATTTTTAATACTGCATGCATTGGTAAGgtcaattctttttttaaattacaaattcgatattattttctataaaatgcatttcatttttaaggtGCTTCCTTATGGGGATGCGGTTTGTTAGGTGTCTTTGGCGTGGAAACAccaattttggatattttcctattttcatcGCTAATTTCTGCCGTTGATCCTGTTGCTGTGCTAGCTGTTTTCGAGGAAATCCATGTTAATGAAATTCTGTACATTGTAGTGTTTGGCGAGTCGTTGCTGAACGATGCCGTTACGGTCGTATTGTATCATATGTCGGAAAAGTACAGTGAAATTGGagtcgaaaatttgaatgtaaCACACGTTGCAAAAGGTGTGACGCAATTCTTTGTGGTAGCGCTTGGTGGCACATTGATAGGTATGTACATGTCGTGGTTTTCTTCAGTCGAAGTGGTATGATGTTTATTAAACCGTTAAAGTGACAGTCCTCTCAGTTTGACCTTCTATAAACGCTTAAGGAAAATCTTTTGCTATCGACAACAATACAAGAAATATGcgatgaagtactagattttatCTCAAACACGTCTTTGCAAtgcttttaacaaaagaagtaaaagatttaatgattatacCATGTGCACTTatcgtttctaaaaggtttagAGGATTTAACTTTGTAAATTGCTGACGATTTTCTCTTtgtattttaaatcaattttctttctgtgAAATTTCAGGTGTAATTTGGGGTTTTCTAACCGGCCTTGTAACTAGGTATACCGATAATGTACGTGTTATCGaaccaatatttattttcgtgaTGGCTTATTTGGCCTATTTGAATGCGGAAATTTTCCATATGAGTGGCATTTTAGCGTGAGTATTCCAATAAACGGAAAAATTTCCATTCTAATTTGGCTATTAGCGTCGACAACTTTATTTGCcgacaaacaaacagaaaaaaacagccaaaaatttgttgctataaattcattttcgtacgcaaatggaaattttatttaaaaataccAAGATGTGATGATgatcataaattattttaatttgtagTATAACATTTTGTGgcataacaatgaaaaattacgTCGAGGCGAATATATCACAAAAGTCACATACCACAATAAAGTATGCACTGAAAATGATTGCAAGTTCATCGGAAACGGTTATCTTTATGTTCCTGGGTGTAGCTACCATAAACAGGTAACATTATGACACATAAAACACTGGGAACGCACCTCAATTGGATTCATAAATCTATTGTTTTTAACTCTCtgttattttgtgtgtgttccTTTCTTTTCAGTCATCATGATTGGAATACCTGGTTCGTTATTCTGACGATATTGTTCTGTTCGGTGTTTAGAGCGATTGGTTAGTGGACATATTATTTagagcaaacattttttttttgccattgtgccatttaattgatttttttcccttctatTATTCTCTCTTTCGTATATCTCTATCTATTATACCTAATGCTTGattattttcctttctttAGGTGTTCTGATTCTAACGGCAATGGCAAACAAATTCCGAATAAATAAACTGTCGAATGTGGATCAGTTTGTTATGTCTTATGGAGGTGAGTTATTACATATGAGGCTTACTACTATATTAGTGGATataaatagatttggttgtttGTATTCGAATGAAGGACTTGGTATTTTGGAGTggacgttttttttgttatactcATTTATATCGATTTGAGCATAGTCAAATCACATATAGCTTAGTAATAGAATATTCTATCAATTGGAGTAATAAATTACGACAGTTTACCAtctaattttccattttaacacTGTTTCAAGGTCATGACGTACTATTTGACATAAGCAATATTCTACTACTATGCTAGGTGCGTTGGCATAGTCgtgtgattttaattttttttgacctTTTGCTAAGATTTTCTTCGATACACGCTTACAGCAACAAATGATGCCAATCGAAGTTTAAATTATGACAAAAGTAGTCAACCGCACCCaccgtttttttaaaaatgggCATTGCTTCCAGTCCACAGTTAAAATCAGTCAGGATGCGAAACTTCTAATTACAAACCATTGCTGTTAACAACCAATAAGTGTATAACCGCTTGAATTGTTAGGGCTACTGTAGGACTACAAGGATTCAACATAAAGAATACACTTTTGGTTTCGGCTTCACTGGGTCAGTGCTCTGTTTCTCTGAGAACGAAGAACGTTTTTACTTAGAGTTGTGGCTTGCTGAAACAAAGCATTAAGTCTCACTGTACCACGtgttaacatacattttactgtCAGAACACATCACATATATCATCCATCCTATCGAAAACAAATATGCTTGATATCTGTTCGTCGATTCCATATCTTCAAGTGTTCCTGTTTCTGGTCACGCAGTAAAAGTTCCTTTTTTACTATCTCCAGTCTAGCTTACTAGGACATTTGGGGAGGATTTCCCAAACTATTCTATTTAAGTTAGTCATCTCTATTGGTTTACTCAATACAGGATCATTTGGGGGTGATGTGGTTTCTGAGCTTACAGCGTATTCGCAAATTTTGTAGTAACATACGACTTTGAAGTAGAAAAGTTGcgaacaaaacgtttttgctTCGTCAAACCGCGAGATTTAAAATAAAGCCTTCGTTGTACTAAGTTCCTTGCCATTTTTGtacctttttttttcagcaaagcGTGGATTTAGTGTCTcgtcaatttataatttaaattgtttgttatTAGGTCTTCGAGGTGCCGTCGCGTTCGCTTTAGTACTTTTGATCGACAAAGATCACGTCAAATTACAGCCAATGTTCGTGACAACAACAATAGCCGTCATCTACTTCACAGTCTTTGTGCAGGGAATCACCATCAAACCGTTGGTGAAAATCCTAAATGTTAAGAGAgccgaaaagaaaaaaccgtCGATGAACGAACGCATCCACGAACGGTTTATCGATCATTTGATGGCTGGCATCGAGGACATAGTTGGCAAAACGGGCAACTACAATGTCAGAGACAAGTTCAAGAGATTCGATAACAAATTCATTCGTCCGTTTCTTATCAGAGATTTATTGGTAAACTTCCAATATCCCAGCGAAGGATGTGAATTGTTGAAACGGAGTATTGCACTGTATCGTTTCAGGGTGCCGAGccgaaaattttggaaacttattcgaaattgaCGATGAAAGATGCTATGGACTATATGAGACGAAATCCGTCGACCATTGGTCAAATGTCTGGAACGGAATCGATGAGCGCATTGTTCCGCAATTATACGGGAGCGCTAAGTGGAAGGTGCAGTAATTCAGCAATCTTCCATCCTTGGTAAAATAATGTTAAACTAGAGCCCGCAACCATGGATGCTatcagaatttttgtttttggcgTTTTATGTTTATGGCTGCAAACGTTAAGTGCATTTTTTTGAGGTCCACATCCGATGGTCCCATCTTTTTCTTTTAGATAATCGAAAGCAAATGATAGTTTGGCCGTCCGTCAGCAACATGTTCTATTTAATGCTTAAAAGTTGGAACCAATCTTTTGGtttcaatataaattttgtaaatttccaACAAGCGTACATAATCACTTGCTCAACCTCCAGAGCGATATTTCGATTCCGCGCAACTAAATCGTTTTCGCACGTATTcctttttcttaatttaaaattttagaattgcttgcaagtttgtttattttgaatagaaTAGACGAGCTTAATAGACGAAAATAGGGCTCTAGACTTTAACAGTTACTCAGACTTTTTTCAACGTTGAAACACGTTGGTGGCACGTTGAAGATTGTCTAAATTTAACGTAATTTAACGCATGATGAATCGAAATTCACTACAACAGAAGAACCAGTAGTAGCTCAACTAACTTTCACAAACTGGAGCCATATTATAATCTatcacttcttttgtttaaagccAGCGTGTGGCATTTTATGCAAAACCCCACGACATCAAGTGTTTTATCTTGAGTCATGATATTAGAAGAGAACAATACCGAGAGGTTATCGCTCTGTTTtttcgtcgttatcgatagcagatcggtaaacaaattcttaaaattcatcTAATGGTTTGTATTCTTTCTGGATACAAGGCGTTCTATAACTCCTAGAGGACAAGCTCTGATTCCGATTGTAGTGAATTTCGGTTATGCGTTGCACATTGTAGTGGAGTGAGTCCATTCGGTCCACTCCATTAAGCAgtgctttttgttttaattttactctttttcaataaatattaaacAATGCGTTTCGATGAGGTGACAATAGTAATTTCGCATCTTATTTACACAGCCCGAGCTTCTCCAACTTGGAAAACTGTTCGAGGAATTTGGACATGCAAGAGCTCGATTATAATCCATCCAAAAAAGATCTTACCGATGCTAAAATACACCATTTGTTAGCCGAAGAATTGAAGCCGTACAGACGGGTAAGAATTCGACAATTTCGATTccaaaaatgatttgaattttttcaattttattgtttatttaatcgaaagagagaagaaaaaaatatgaaaattaacgaaaatcaattttttccacaattttttttcatattaaaaatcGCTTACACCTCCTCcccacaataaaaataaaaaaaaatacaaaaaaattcacatttttgtaacattttggtAACTAATTCCAGACATCTGTAGCCATGGTATGGAAATTGATGTTGCATATTATtcgttttctgtttgatttcGTTTAccgagattttattttttgtttaacattttcattagaAACGTTCAgtttgcagtttttttttaaacacaaagaaaataactgaaattttGTGTCAGTTCAGTAGTAGATTTACGATAGTTTCTTTGTTACAAATTACTAATCTTAAACTAGTATACTTCCATCGAATCTACAGACGAAAAAACTTTGATTGCTCGTCTGTATTTTGAAGTGAATtcttaaatgtaaaaaataacaTTGTCCGATGTACTGTTACGCACCTTATTTTACGCACTTGAGCTCCTAGCACCGATATttgaaacatttgaaaatcgattttctgtGTTACTCATGCACGTATTCGTTCACTATTGCTTATTTCGTGTTTCCATATTTTGAAAAAGGCAATCGCGACACAATTGATACCGCAAGTttgttcaaattcaaatttaaaagtgTCAAACCCAAATGCAGTGTCGCATATGTCGCAACTCACTCAGTTCTCATATTAGTGtgtgttgaaattttttttctaattcatttgttcatccacTGATTCATCCAATGCACTTATGACGTGTACATATTCGCTGAATCTGTGACTGCTTTTTCTAAGGTTTTATAGGTTGatgcgaaatcttttacttcgttagttttacagtgaacgacatctcaaatgtctcactgtcaaatttttctgagaattttattgtgtcattgcaaattcacaatgacattctctgaaaaaaatgacagtgagacatttgagatgtcgttcactgtagcataggctttcaataaaaatcacaTTAACTAGAACTCTTCGTTTATTATTGTCGCTGCGGTCGATAACAGATACTCCGTCATTTGCAGTGTCAAATACACCTCATCTTGATCTTTTGGCTAATCATTTCCAAGTTCAAGGCTTTATTTTGTTAACATTCACCTCAGTCCGAGTATTCGCAAATGAGATTTCTTCAGATTATATAACAGCAAGACGAATAACTGttgttttcatatattttaaCGGGACTGAACTGTTTCTCATGTTTGTTCACGGAGCTCAAGTCTTCCGTTCGTGTTAATTAACTTACATTTATTACTGAACTTTAATTTAAGACTTATGTTGCTGAAAATGATGTTAACGAGCAGCAGTCGCTTCTATCTAGAATAACTAAAAACTGTAAACTTTGTTGTCATTCTTAGTATAGCACACAAAAATATGGTCATTCCCTATTTGTGGATCCTTCAAAGCATTTTTGTTAtcttgtttattttttatccGAAACTATGTTGTGCTTCCGCATCCGCTGcaactttcttattttttgaTCATGCGGGCGCCGGTAACCTTAAtcttgtttaaaaaattaattattggaAATGCTAAAGGGGCTACTACCTCTAGATAAATGAGTGGTCATCTATAAATCTAGTCCTTCGCGAAAAGGAATGGAAAAgttctcattttcatataaaatttcatttttgtatgaagaatgGAATAGTGGACTCAAGAATAAATTCGATAGAGGAAGTACGTGGGAACGCTTCCTTATAAAAAACTTTCGGCACTGCTTTTAACCTCTTAAAAATCTCCAAGAATGTATTTGTCGGTTTTAAATTATGACAGAATTAGAGTAATTGTTCTAAAATTAGAGTATTAGTTCGTACCTGCCTGGTGGCGAGTTGATGTTCTTTTGTTGTACTTGGTGGCTCACTGTCTTTCAGTCCGACGTAATTGTGACAAGTCAAGGGTTCGACGTAATAGTGACAAGTCAAGGGTTCGACGTAATAGTGATAGGTCAAGGTGATATTAATTAATAGAATTCTTGTTTAGCgtttcgatttctttttcttacGTACAAAACTACCAATCGAGTGCACGTCATTAAGGATTAATTCTATCAAGAAGATGTCGCTTCCATCTGTTTCAAATTAGAATAATTCGATTTTCGCAGACTACAAAACCATCGTCTGGATGCTCTGCAAACGAATTTCATTAGAATTTGACCCAAGGAGAACACATCAGATTTTCTCATCTTCATTCTTTCTTTCTTACTTTTCGGAATGAATATCTTAGAGCTTTTTCTAACGCTTTTCAAACTATTTTGTTGTAAAGTGCGTTGTCTttgttctttattttttgttgaactttAGCATATAAATTGACGAAATATCATTGTTCAACACAAAATCTGtacatttttacataaaactcACACTAAACAAACACTTTCTCTTCTAATATTATTTCAGCACCGACGCCTTAGTTATAGCCGGCACGCTGTAGATGATAGAGATTTAGCTACTCAGGTAAGCGTTCAATTCaggtaaaatttaaaagaaagatATTTGTTGTTGGATATCTAGcttagaaaaattaaacaaaaatccaaattatATCGAACATGACTTACATACCAATCGGCAAAATCTTGAGACACACAAGCTcgttttggtttatttttgaCTTTGCAGACTATTTTGTTTGGAGAcgaatataaattgaaaaatctaaacCGAATTATTGATTTTCCTTTGCAGCaagtaaattacaaaatgcACATGAATATTCGTCGTATGAATGACCGGAAGCACCATAAACGCAGTAAAAGAGGAAGTAGTAAGGTAAtctaattgaaaatatttatagagAGTTGCGGGAAAAGTTAAGACCAAAATATTGGTACCAGACGTTTGTTTTATTGTAATCAGATTATAAGAATTGATAGCTCATAAGTAGCTCAGGAGCTACTGCTTTGGAGAAATATGTCTCAGATAGCTCAACGGATTGTGACTCTTGATGATATTGTTGTTGTATAGATTGTCATGCAGAGAcatgcaattaatttcaatagtAACAAGTCAAGCCTCAATTTTGATGCTCTCTGTTTTGTGCTCAATCCCAATTAATTGTCTCAAGAAATTATCATGGCACATCTAAGCCCAATTTCTTATAACTGCCTTTGAAAAGTGGTAAAAGATGTAGAGAATGAAACAATAAAAGGTAAACATAAAAGCAATAACTGGGAATGAGACCCTGACACTGACAACGTTACGAAATAACATAGGGCTAAATTTTACTTTAGGGGACAAGTCACGATCggtatttcttttgttccaaTAGATCGAGTATGAGCCGCTGATGTCATAAATGAGAGATTTAGGCTGCGGAAAGCAACttccatttttccattttccttgtacaaaaTAGGGGAGACATAACTTTTTGACTTGTAGAActaaattttccttatacaaaatgacaaaattaaagttgCTTTCCGCGGCCTAATTCTTTCATTTATGACATCAGTGGGTCATACTCGATCTAttggaacaaaagaaataccGATCGCGACTTGTCCcctaaagtaaaattttgccAAACATAGTTTTCAATTCACAGGTTTCAGGTTTCACAGACaagaaaaatttcagatttgtctccaggtaactTTTtccgtttggaaaataaatttatctgCGACTGGTATTAATGAGAAGAAAGATTACTGGCGAAAAATTAGCTGGGACAGTTGAAgttaaaacaaattgaagttcAAAACACTGAAAAGCTCTGATTTCCCTGACATTATGTGATAATCAAAGCAGAAGAAGCAACcagttgaatttttgtacGATACGATACGCTTACAAACGGTTAAGTAATAGTTACAACTTCCCGCAGCCCTCAATACGTTTTCACAATATGTTCATGTTTGTCGATGTTATTCGtcataaaaaagttaaaattaaaaatttgatttaccaTTTCAGGAATCATCCAAAAACCACGTATCGTTCCcggaaatgaaacaaaacggTTCGGCATCGGCAAAGCAACTATCGCAGGGTACGATAACGCCATACTCATATCGCAATATTATTCGAAAACATTCACACAGTCTTAACAAGTATCGTAGATTAGAACTAGGTAATTTAATCCCACATCTATTATGGTTTTTCGtttacgattttttatttgtgaaattttttttttacttctttgaaacaatttcCAGCATGTTTTCAAATAAGtgtaaaactgaaaaattgatttgatttttcctGTTTTGTGAAGATATTCCATGCGACCATTTACTTCTACTTCCAagaagcacaaaaaaaaattgaaagaaaaattcctCTTTATGTTCTGATGGAccataaaatttgtaaataattccATTTCCCACTTCATCATTGAGGCCATTTGCTTTTGACATTAAACGTTGTTTAGATACATAACACCGACcgatttaaaatgtttaaggAAAGTGTGAAACTTCGTGGCG
This region of Bradysia coprophila strain Holo2 chromosome IV, BU_Bcop_v1, whole genome shotgun sequence genomic DNA includes:
- the LOC119085887 gene encoding sodium/hydrogen exchanger 3 isoform X16, with protein sequence MLWSFVTSSLTTKLNMKPKTQSIEQKTEVYLAKRACDGLNVASATVRCKATNCLNDGAMSRDWCGSDDFSTSCCEASTRNYNNSYSQFRNLTFKCSKWKGFCYGQCLDDLFNVMVRFVKMCGDLVNNCKLFRVFVMVGLLLLCCGKTCALPNFGSVTADGVTRNTNAIQEATVSATAETTKFTEQQHPPPPTPTIYQPVDFPVSSVDFERVQTPFIIGIWILSASVAKIGFHKTPKLNKIFPESCLLIFLGGLIGVILLFGTRLDVSPLTPNTFFFYMLPPIILDAGYFMPNRMFFDNLGTILLMAIVGTIFNTACIGASLWGCGLLGVFGVETPILDIFLFSSLISAVDPVAVLAVFEEIHVNEILYIVVFGESLLNDAVTVVLYHMSEKYSEIGVENLNVTHVAKGVTQFFVVALGGTLIGVIWGFLTGLVTRYTDNVRVIEPIFIFVMAYLAYLNAEIFHMSGILAITFCGITMKNYVEANISQKSHTTIKYALKMIASSSETVIFMFLGVATINSHHDWNTWFVILTILFCSVFRAIGVLILTAMANKFRINKLSNVDQFVMSYGGLRGAVAFALVLLIDKDHVKLQPMFVTTTIAVIYFTVFVQGITIKPLVKILNVKRAEKKKPSMNERIHERFIDHLMAGIEDIVGKTGNYNVRDKFKRFDNKFIRPFLIRDLLGAEPKILETYSKLTMKDAMDYMRRNPSTIGQMSGTESMSALFRNYTGALSGRCSNSAIFHPCPSFSNLENCSRNLDMQELDYNPSKKDLTDAKIHHLLAEELKPYRRHRRLSYSRHAVDDRDLATQQVNYKMHMNIRRMNDRKHHKRSKRGSSKESSKNHVSFPEMKQNGSASAKQLSQGTITPYSYRNIIRKHSHSLNKYRRLELDYINEVLNEAHEDEAKAAAGNQIDDWDDGLTFTAKYSPDSDRANNNSLIAHISSLPGFDASKARFVKQYSTKSSPEKSALEILPTAAELMLPWRRDRSYQSLVGEKSDNVPIPGTEENVNKRLSRDSESENTRVMTPTAIESQLPWKRDDEDDDNGGALKQNEFPAWASNKEYLAYNSPSATFLGLFRRESSGSGSYDATSAGSDPTLAGQLSVELGTPNFRAPTARPDRRSASICGVAPIAETETETDPTGALLLDSTPSHMGPFAVTASHRRNNRRGSLLEVTGDTIPEEMYSKSLPDREKSSAKGRTAPLLPKLTPRQNRHYATPQQSTSLLSLSSTDDDDDDDDDDDDDETNRGNRVDI
- the LOC119085887 gene encoding sodium/hydrogen exchanger 3 isoform X3, which translates into the protein MLWSFVTSSLTTKLNMKPKTQSIEQKTEVYLAKRACDGLNVASATVRCKATNCLNDGAMSRDWCGSDDFSTSCCEASTRNYNNSYSQFRNLTFKCSKWKGFCYGQCLDDLFNVMVRFVKMCGDLVNNCKLFRVFVMVGLLLLCCGKTCALPNFGSVTADGVTRNTNAIQEATVSATAETTKFTEQQHPPPPTPTIYQPVDFPVSSVDFERVQTPFIIGIWILSASVAKIGFHKTPKLNKIFPESCLLIFLGGLIGVILLFGTRLDVSPLTPNTFFFYMLPPIILDAGYFMPNRMFFDNLGTILLMAIVGTIFNTACIGASLWGCGLLGVFGVETPILDIFLFSSLISAVDPVAVLAVFEEIHVNEILYIVVFGESLLNDAVTVVLYHMSEKYSEIGVENLNVTHVAKGVTQFFVVALGGTLIGVIWGFLTGLVTRYTDNVRVIEPIFIFVMAYLAYLNAEIFHMSGILAITFCGITMKNYVEANISQKSHTTIKYALKMIASSSETVIFMFLGVATINSHHDWNTWFVILTILFCSVFRAIGVLILTAMANKFRINKLSNVDQFVMSYGGLRGAVAFALVLLIDKDHVKLQPMFVTTTIAVIYFTVFVQGITIKPLVKILNVKRAEKKKPSMNERIHERFIDHLMAGIEDIVGKTGNYNVRDKFKRFDNKFIRPFLIRDLLGAEPKILETYSKLTMKDAMDYMRRNPSTIGQMSGTESMSALFRNYTGALSGSPSFSNLENCSRNLDMQELDYNPSKKDLTDAKIHHLLAEELKPYRRTSVAMHRRLSYSRHAVDDRDLATQQVNYKMHMNIRRMNDRKHHKRSKRGSSKESSKNHVSFPEMKQNGSASAKQLSQGTITPYSYRNIIRKHSHSLNKYRRLELDYINEVLNEAHEDEAKAAAGNQIDDWDDGLTFTAKYSPDSDRANNNSLIAHISSLPGFDASKARFVKQYSTKSSPEKSALEILPTAAELMLPWRRDRSYQSLVGEKSDNVPIPGTEENVNKRLSRDSESENTRVMTPTAIESQLPWKRDDEDDDNGGALKQNEFPAWASNKEYLAYNSPSATFLGGLSKPRPVKSVIGLFRRESSGSGSYDATSAGSDPTLAGQLSVELGTPNFRAPTARPDRRSASICGVAPIAETETETDPTGALLLDSTPSHMGPFAVTASHRRNNRRGSLLEVTGDTIPEEMYSKSLPDREKSSAKGRTAPLLPKLTPRQNRHYATPQQSTSLLSLSSTDDDDDDDDDDDDDETNRGNRVDI
- the LOC119085887 gene encoding sodium/hydrogen exchanger 3 isoform X10 translates to MLWSFVTSSLTTKLNMKPKTQSIEQKTEVYLAKRACDGLNVASATVRCKATNCLNDGAMSRDWCGSDDFSTSCCEASTRNYNNSYSQFRNLTFKCSKWKGFCYGQCLDDLFNVMVRFVKMCGDLVNNCKLFRVFVMVGLLLLCCGKTCALPNFGSVTADGVTRNTNAIQEATVSATAETTKFTEQQHPPPPTPTIYQPVDFPVSSVDFERVQTPFIIGIWILSASVAKIGFHKTPKLNKIFPESCLLIFLGGLIGVILLFGTRLDVSPLTPNTFFFYMLPPIILDAGYFMPNRMFFDNLGTILLMAIVGTIFNTACIGASLWGCGLLGVFGVETPILDIFLFSSLISAVDPVAVLAVFEEIHVNEILYIVVFGESLLNDAVTVVLYHMSEKYSEIGVENLNVTHVAKGVTQFFVVALGGTLIGVIWGFLTGLVTRYTDNVRVIEPIFIFVMAYLAYLNAEIFHMSGILAITFCGITMKNYVEANISQKSHTTIKYALKMIASSSETVIFMFLGVATINSHHDWNTWFVILTILFCSVFRAIGVLILTAMANKFRINKLSNVDQFVMSYGGLRGAVAFALVLLIDKDHVKLQPMFVTTTIAVIYFTVFVQGITIKPLVKILNVKRAEKKKPSMNERIHERFIDHLMAGIEDIVGKTGNYNVRDKFKRFDNKFIRPFLIRDLLGAEPKILETYSKLTMKDAMDYMRRNPSTIGQMSGTESMSALFRNYTGALSGRCSNSAIFHPCPSFSNLENCSRNLDMQELDYNPSKKDLTDAKIHHLLAEELKPYRRTSVAMHRRLSYSRHAVDDRDLATQQVNYKMHMNIRRMNDRKHHKRSKRGSSKESSKNHVSFPEMKQNGSASAKQLSQGTITPYSYRNIIRKHSHSLNKYRRLELDYINEVLNEAHEDEAKAAAGNQIDDWDDGLTFTAKYSPDSDRANNNSLIAHISSLPGFDASKARFVKQYSTKSSPEKSALEILPTAAELMLPWRRDRSYQSLVGEKSDNVPIPGTEENVNKRLSRDSESENTRVMTPTAIESQLPWKRDDEDDDNGGALKQNEFPAWASNKEYLAYNSPSATFLGGLSKPRPVKSVIGLFRRESSGSGSYDATSAGSDPTLAGQLSVELGTPNFRAPTARPDRRSASICGVAPIAETETETDPTGALLLDSTPSHMGPFAVTASHRRNNRRGSLLEVTGLIETGRRASHK
- the LOC119085887 gene encoding sodium/hydrogen exchanger 3 isoform X2, with the protein product MLWSFVTSSLTTKLNMKPKTQSIEQKTEVYLAKRACDGLNVASATVRCKATNCLNDGAMSRDWCGSDDFSTSCCEASTRNYNNSYSQFRNLTFKCSKWKGFCYGQCLDDLFNVMVRFVKMCGDLVNNCKLFRVFVMVGLLLLCCGKTCALPNFGSVTADGVTRNTNAIQEATVSATAETTKFTEQQHPPPPTPTIYQPVDFPVSSVDFERVQTPFIIGIWILSASVAKIGFHKTPKLNKIFPESCLLIFLGGLIGVILLFGTRLDVSPLTPNTFFFYMLPPIILDAGYFMPNRMFFDNLGTILLMAIVGTIFNTACIGASLWGCGLLGVFGVETPILDIFLFSSLISAVDPVAVLAVFEEIHVNEILYIVVFGESLLNDAVTVVLYHMSEKYSEIGVENLNVTHVAKGVTQFFVVALGGTLIGVIWGFLTGLVTRYTDNVRVIEPIFIFVMAYLAYLNAEIFHMSGILAITFCGITMKNYVEANISQKSHTTIKYALKMIASSSETVIFMFLGVATINSHHDWNTWFVILTILFCSVFRAIGVLILTAMANKFRINKLSNVDQFVMSYGGLRGAVAFALVLLIDKDHVKLQPMFVTTTIAVIYFTVFVQGITIKPLVKILNVKRAEKKKPSMNERIHERFIDHLMAGIEDIVGKTGNYNVRDKFKRFDNKFIRPFLIRDLLGAEPKILETYSKLTMKDAMDYMRRNPSTIGQMSGTESMSALFRNYTGALSGRCSNSAIFHPCPSFSNLENCSRNLDMQELDYNPSKKDLTDAKIHHLLAEELKPYRRHRRLSYSRHAVDDRDLATQQVNYKMHMNIRRMNDRKHHKRSKRGSSKESSKNHVSFPEMKQNGSASAKQLSQGTITPYSYRNIIRKHSHSLNKYRRLELDYINEVLNEAHEDEAKAAAGNQIDDWDDGLTFTAKYSPDSDRANNNSLIAHISSLPGFDASKARFVKQYSTKSSPEKSALEILPTAAELMLPWRRDRSYQSLVGEKSDNVPIPGTEENVNKRLSRDSESENTRVMTPTAIESQLPWKRDDEDDDNGGALKQNEFPAWASNKEYLAYNSPSATFLGGLSKPRPVKSVIGLFRRESSGSGSYDATSAGSDPTLAGQLSVELGTPNFRAPTARPDRRSASICGVAPIAETETETDPTGALLLDSTPSHMGPFAVTASHRRNNRRGSLLEVTGDTIPEEMYSKSLPDREKSSAKGRTAPLLPKLTPRQNRHYATPQQSTSLLSLSSTDDDDDDDDDDDDDETNRGNRVDI